In Rubrobacter radiotolerans DSM 5868, a genomic segment contains:
- a CDS encoding DUF429 domain-containing protein, with the protein MRFVGCAPAWRPGESGEGTSCLVVLDERGSIIHNSFVGSAEEISSAVEAHAGEGCLVGLDAPLAVPNERGTRKVEKVLARLSLPAYSASRRMFDGPPFMEEVLQALEAAGFEYTDYPFPGERGRYVVEVDSQATLKVILFERAGDGGADASEVAAKLKELPEARLRKGNKSARAEAIKSAISTLWDTKGLRLRTGNLSGDIGSPENVDVSKLDVSAEMTHAELDRVVSLVEGILAAYTVHRHWKGRGSAVVGLGDEGSVLLPANEALQRALAEECRVSKVAYV; encoded by the coding sequence GTGAGGTTCGTAGGTTGCGCTCCGGCCTGGAGGCCGGGCGAGTCGGGAGAGGGGACGTCGTGCCTCGTCGTGCTTGACGAGCGGGGGAGCATAATCCACAACTCGTTTGTCGGGAGCGCGGAGGAGATCTCCTCCGCCGTCGAGGCCCACGCCGGGGAGGGATGCCTCGTCGGGCTCGATGCGCCGCTCGCCGTCCCTAACGAGCGCGGGACGCGGAAGGTCGAGAAGGTGCTTGCCAGGCTCTCGCTGCCGGCCTACTCCGCCTCGCGAAGGATGTTCGACGGCCCGCCGTTCATGGAGGAGGTTCTCCAGGCGCTGGAGGCGGCGGGCTTCGAGTACACCGACTATCCCTTCCCGGGGGAGCGGGGCCGCTACGTTGTCGAGGTCGACTCGCAGGCGACGCTGAAGGTGATCCTCTTCGAGCGGGCCGGGGACGGCGGAGCGGACGCCTCGGAGGTCGCCGCGAAGCTCAAGGAGCTTCCCGAGGCACGCCTCAGAAAGGGGAACAAGTCCGCCCGCGCCGAGGCGATAAAGAGCGCCATCTCGACCCTCTGGGACACGAAGGGCCTCAGGCTCAGGACCGGGAACCTCTCCGGCGACATAGGCTCGCCGGAGAACGTGGACGTCTCCAAGCTCGACGTGAGCGCCGAGATGACGCACGCCGAGCTCGACCGGGTCGTGAGCCTCGTCGAGGGCATCCTCGCAGCCTACACGGTCCACCGGCACTGGAAGGGTCGCGGCTCGGCCGTTGTCGGGCTCGGGGATGAGGGCTCGGTCCTTCTCCCGGCGAACGAGGCGCTTCAGCGCGCGCTCGCCGAGGAGTGCCGGGTCTCGAAGGTCGCCTACGTCTAG
- the hisIE gene encoding bifunctional phosphoribosyl-AMP cyclohydrolase/phosphoribosyl-ATP diphosphatase HisIE, whose amino-acid sequence MSRAERGTGRIRFDGAGLVPVVMQDAETGEVLTLAYANREAVDRTLETGEAYFYSRSRGELWHKGATSGNTQKVVEVRIDCDGDTLLYRVEPQGPACHTGERSCFYQTLAGEGVGLLPRDGREASFGATVERLAGVVAERRREMPEGSYTAHLFERGTERIAQKVGEEGVEVVIAALKDEKLAEEAADLVYHLVVLLEERGLGLEAVAKVLRDRHG is encoded by the coding sequence ATGAGCAGGGCCGAGCGGGGGACCGGGCGGATAAGGTTCGACGGGGCGGGGCTCGTCCCGGTGGTGATGCAGGACGCCGAGACAGGCGAGGTGCTGACGCTCGCCTACGCTAACCGGGAGGCCGTGGACCGAACCCTCGAAACCGGCGAGGCGTACTTCTACTCGCGCTCGCGGGGGGAGCTCTGGCACAAGGGCGCGACGAGCGGCAACACGCAGAAGGTCGTCGAGGTACGCATAGACTGCGACGGTGACACGCTCCTCTACCGGGTCGAGCCGCAGGGACCTGCGTGCCACACGGGGGAGAGGTCGTGCTTTTACCAGACGCTCGCCGGGGAGGGCGTCGGTCTTCTCCCGCGCGACGGGCGGGAAGCCTCCTTCGGGGCGACGGTCGAGCGGCTCGCCGGAGTGGTTGCCGAAAGGCGCCGGGAGATGCCCGAGGGGTCGTACACCGCACACCTCTTCGAGCGGGGGACGGAGCGGATCGCCCAGAAGGTCGGGGAGGAGGGGGTGGAGGTCGTGATCGCCGCCCTTAAGGACGAGAAGCTCGCCGAGGAGGCGGCGGACCTTGTCTACCATCTGGTCGTCCTTCTCGAAGAGCGCGGGCTCGGGCTCGAAGCGGTGGCGAAGGTTCTTCGGGACCGGCATGGCTAG
- the hisF gene encoding imidazole glycerol phosphate synthase subunit HisF produces MGLLVRVIPCLDVNAGRVVKGTQFKALRDAGDPVALAAHYDREGADEIVFYDITASHEGRNTAVDLARAAAEEVFIPYTIGGGVRSASDMRAMLRAGADKVSVNSQAVRTPELISEGARRFGSQCVVLSVDVKRRGSGKPGWEVYLNGGRVNTGLDAIEWLVEGERRGAGEYVLNSMDSDGMETGYDLELISAVSERTSLPVIASGGAGHPDHMVEAVRAGASAVLAASIFHYAQYTVREVKDHLKEAGIPVR; encoded by the coding sequence ATGGGACTCCTCGTGAGGGTCATACCGTGCCTCGACGTCAACGCCGGACGCGTGGTCAAGGGGACGCAGTTCAAGGCGCTCCGGGACGCCGGGGACCCGGTCGCTCTCGCCGCTCACTACGACCGGGAGGGGGCGGACGAGATCGTCTTCTACGACATAACCGCCTCCCACGAGGGACGGAACACCGCCGTGGACCTCGCCCGCGCCGCCGCCGAGGAGGTCTTTATCCCGTACACCATCGGGGGCGGCGTGAGGAGCGCCTCGGACATGCGGGCGATGCTCCGGGCCGGAGCGGACAAGGTCTCCGTGAACTCCCAGGCCGTAAGGACCCCGGAGCTTATCAGCGAGGGAGCCAGACGCTTCGGGAGCCAGTGCGTGGTGCTCAGCGTGGACGTGAAGCGTCGGGGCTCGGGAAAGCCCGGCTGGGAGGTCTACCTCAACGGCGGGCGCGTGAACACGGGGCTCGACGCCATCGAGTGGCTTGTCGAGGGCGAGCGGCGCGGGGCCGGGGAGTACGTCCTCAACAGCATGGACTCGGACGGGATGGAGACGGGATATGACCTGGAGCTGATCTCGGCCGTCTCCGAGCGCACGAGCCTGCCGGTTATAGCCTCGGGCGGGGCGGGACATCCGGACCACATGGTCGAGGCGGTGCGGGCGGGAGCGAGCGCGGTGCTCGCGGCGAGCATCTTCCACTACGCCCAGTACACTGTCCGTGAGGTAAAGGACCACCTAAAAGAAGCGGGGATACCGGTGCGATGA
- the trpE gene encoding anthranilate synthase component I: MSTIWSSFSKSAGSGSKRWRRFFGTGMASAAGMEFTPSLPEARTLARSYEVVPLYAEFIGDLETPISAVMKLRGEQNVFLLESAEEAERFGRYSFLGFDPKRTLHYRGGVYTVVDADGVREVPAPDPFRGLAGLVGKKTVAPLPNLPAFVGGAVGYFSYDAVRYLERLPEAPEDDLGVPEAYFLVTDTLIVFDHLRHKVLVISLVDASRLSDAEGEGFAAAYRRAADDIRRVAEKLAAPLETRRLPDGISSGPKSVEVDSNFTREGYVAAVERAKEYIRAGDAFQVVPSQRFSAGVGELDPLLLYRGLRTVNPSPYMTYLKLGDFALVGASPEPLVRVEGRRVMTRPVAGTRGRGATAEEDALLAEELLADEKERAEHVMLVDLGRNDLGRVSEVGTVELKSFMEIERYSHVMHIVSTVEGDLRGDLNALDALAAAFPAGTVSGAPKVRAMEIIDELEPTRRGPYAGASGYYGIDGRLDTCITLRTSLVKDGTVYFQAGGGVVADSVPDLEYLETQNKAGAIRRAIEVARSRSMWL, translated from the coding sequence TTGTCTACCATCTGGTCGTCCTTCTCGAAGAGCGCGGGCTCGGGCTCGAAGCGGTGGCGAAGGTTCTTCGGGACCGGCATGGCTAGCGCGGCGGGCATGGAGTTTACGCCCTCCCTGCCGGAGGCGCGCACCCTCGCCCGCTCCTACGAGGTCGTGCCGCTGTACGCGGAGTTTATCGGGGACCTTGAGACCCCTATATCGGCCGTTATGAAGCTCCGCGGGGAGCAGAACGTCTTTCTTCTGGAGAGCGCCGAGGAGGCCGAGCGGTTCGGGCGGTACTCTTTTCTGGGCTTCGACCCGAAGCGGACGCTCCACTACCGCGGCGGCGTATACACCGTGGTGGACGCGGACGGGGTGCGCGAGGTCCCGGCCCCTGACCCGTTCCGGGGGCTCGCAGGGCTTGTGGGAAAGAAGACTGTTGCGCCCCTGCCGAACCTCCCGGCCTTTGTCGGGGGGGCGGTCGGGTACTTCTCCTACGACGCGGTGCGTTACCTGGAGCGGCTGCCCGAGGCGCCCGAGGACGACCTCGGGGTGCCGGAGGCGTACTTTCTCGTTACTGACACGCTGATCGTCTTTGACCACCTGCGCCACAAGGTGCTCGTGATCTCCCTCGTCGACGCCTCGCGGCTCTCGGATGCGGAGGGCGAGGGGTTCGCTGCGGCCTATCGCCGGGCCGCCGACGACATCCGGCGCGTCGCGGAGAAGCTTGCCGCTCCGCTCGAAACGAGGCGGCTCCCGGACGGGATCTCAAGCGGCCCGAAGTCCGTCGAGGTCGACTCGAACTTCACCCGCGAGGGCTACGTCGCGGCGGTCGAGCGGGCGAAGGAGTACATCCGGGCCGGGGACGCCTTTCAGGTCGTGCCGTCGCAGCGGTTCTCGGCCGGGGTAGGCGAGCTCGACCCGCTGCTTCTCTACCGGGGGCTCAGAACGGTCAACCCCTCGCCGTACATGACCTACCTGAAGCTCGGGGACTTCGCGCTCGTCGGGGCCTCGCCGGAGCCGCTCGTGCGGGTCGAGGGCCGAAGGGTGATGACGCGGCCCGTCGCCGGGACGCGCGGGCGGGGGGCTACGGCGGAGGAGGACGCGCTGCTCGCCGAGGAGCTCCTTGCGGACGAGAAGGAGCGGGCCGAGCACGTCATGCTCGTGGACCTCGGGCGGAACGACCTCGGGCGCGTCTCGGAGGTCGGGACGGTGGAACTGAAGAGCTTTATGGAGATCGAGCGCTACTCGCACGTCATGCACATCGTCTCGACGGTCGAGGGGGACCTGCGCGGGGACCTGAACGCCCTCGACGCGCTCGCTGCGGCGTTTCCGGCCGGGACGGTCTCGGGGGCTCCGAAGGTTCGGGCGATGGAGATCATCGACGAGCTGGAGCCGACCCGCCGCGGTCCCTACGCCGGGGCCTCGGGCTACTACGGCATCGACGGTCGCCTCGACACCTGCATAACGCTCAGGACCTCGCTCGTAAAGGACGGGACGGTCTACTTCCAGGCCGGGGGCGGGGTCGTCGCCGACTCGGTCCCGGACCTTGAGTACCTGGAGACCCAGAACAAGGCCGGGGCGATCCGGCGCGCGATAGAGGTCGCCCGCAGTCGCTCGATGTGGCTCTAG
- the rplM gene encoding 50S ribosomal protein L13, with protein sequence MKSYMARKGEVEREWHVVDAQGLTLGRLATEVAMVLRGKRKAQYTPHVDVGDFVVVVNAEKVAVTGRKSEQKMYRRHTGYPGGLREMNYEEMQKRKPEDIVRKAVKGMMPRTRLARQQLKKLKVYRGPEHPHRAQDPKALEIEVR encoded by the coding sequence TTGAAGAGTTACATGGCCCGCAAGGGCGAGGTAGAGAGGGAGTGGCACGTCGTTGACGCGCAGGGGCTCACGCTCGGGCGGCTCGCGACGGAGGTCGCGATGGTGCTCCGGGGCAAGCGCAAGGCTCAGTACACCCCGCACGTCGACGTGGGTGACTTCGTCGTTGTCGTGAACGCGGAGAAGGTCGCGGTCACGGGACGCAAGTCCGAGCAGAAGATGTACCGCCGCCACACGGGTTACCCGGGCGGGCTCAGGGAGATGAACTACGAGGAGATGCAGAAGAGGAAGCCGGAGGATATCGTCCGCAAGGCGGTCAAGGGGATGATGCCCCGGACGCGCCTGGCGCGGCAGCAGCTCAAGAAGCTGAAGGTCTACCGGGGCCCCGAGCATCCGCACCGCGCCCAGGACCCGAAGGCGCTCGAGATCGAGGTGAGGTAG
- the rpsI gene encoding 30S ribosomal protein S9 encodes MAQTLYRGTGRRKTAVARVRLVAGSGSITVNGREYTEYFPRPNYQRTVRSPLDLLDVAGNYDVIASVEGGGLTGQADAVRHGIARALAEESQEARGELKAAGMLTRDARAVERKKYGLKKARKRPQFSKR; translated from the coding sequence ATGGCACAGACGCTCTACAGGGGGACCGGCCGCAGAAAGACCGCCGTCGCGCGCGTGAGGCTCGTCGCCGGAAGCGGAAGCATAACGGTCAACGGCCGCGAGTACACGGAGTACTTCCCGCGCCCGAACTACCAGCGCACCGTCCGCTCGCCGCTCGACCTGCTCGATGTGGCGGGCAACTACGACGTTATAGCGAGCGTCGAGGGTGGCGGGCTCACCGGGCAGGCCGACGCCGTGCGCCACGGCATCGCCCGCGCTCTTGCCGAGGAGTCGCAGGAGGCGAGGGGCGAGCTGAAGGCCGCCGGGATGCTCACCCGCGACGCCCGCGCCGTCGAGCGCAAGAAGTACGGCCTCAAGAAGGCCCGCAAGCGCCCGCAGTTCTCCAAGCGCTAA
- the glmM gene encoding phosphoglucosamine mutase translates to MKERKLSFGTDGVRGVANRDLLPEDAFAMGLAAARAFGGTVAVGRDTRRSGSMLAGALLSGLASGGARALDLGVLPTPGVAALAPGLGASAAAVVSASHNPFPDNGIKFLSGEGRKLPDAKERELESLVGEAYPERPTGAGVGSVERLDGAAELYAEALLGRLRPEASGVKVLLDCANGAAYRTAPLVFTGLGTDLTVLADSPDGVNINERCGSTHVEALDAEKSDVAFAFDGDADRVLAVDERGNVVDGDRIIAILARDLHERGLLGGGAVVTVMSNLGFFKAMERLGIPYHVTPVGDRYVAEEMWRTGAAVGGEQSGHVILAEHATTGDGILTALAVLDVMVRSGKALSELARVMENYPQRLINVRVGEGKSAKAVAATEAVGRAVAEAEKRLGDEGRILLRPSGTEPVVRVMVEHEDRRVCDEVCESVAGVVREAG, encoded by the coding sequence TTGAAAGAACGTAAGCTGTCGTTCGGCACCGATGGCGTGCGCGGTGTCGCGAACCGGGACCTCCTCCCGGAGGACGCTTTTGCGATGGGGCTCGCGGCGGCGCGGGCCTTCGGCGGGACGGTCGCCGTCGGGCGGGACACCCGCCGCTCGGGCTCGATGCTCGCAGGGGCGCTTCTCTCGGGGCTTGCCTCGGGCGGGGCGCGCGCCCTCGACCTCGGCGTCCTTCCGACCCCGGGCGTTGCCGCGCTGGCTCCCGGGCTCGGCGCGAGCGCGGCGGCGGTTGTCAGCGCCTCGCACAACCCCTTCCCCGACAACGGCATAAAGTTTCTCTCCGGCGAGGGGAGAAAGCTTCCGGACGCAAAGGAGCGCGAGCTTGAGTCGCTTGTCGGCGAGGCGTACCCCGAGCGCCCGACCGGGGCCGGGGTCGGTTCGGTCGAGCGGTTGGACGGGGCAGCGGAGCTCTACGCCGAGGCGCTCCTCGGGCGTCTTCGGCCCGAGGCGAGCGGAGTGAAGGTCCTTCTCGACTGCGCGAACGGCGCGGCCTACCGGACGGCCCCGCTCGTCTTCACCGGCCTCGGCACCGACCTCACCGTTCTCGCCGACTCGCCGGACGGGGTGAACATAAACGAGCGGTGCGGCTCGACGCACGTCGAGGCTCTCGACGCCGAGAAGAGCGATGTGGCGTTCGCCTTTGACGGGGACGCCGACCGAGTGCTTGCGGTAGACGAGCGCGGGAACGTCGTGGACGGGGACAGGATCATCGCCATCCTCGCTCGCGACCTGCACGAGCGAGGACTTCTCGGCGGCGGGGCGGTCGTTACGGTGATGAGCAACCTCGGGTTCTTCAAGGCGATGGAGCGGCTCGGGATCCCGTACCACGTAACCCCGGTCGGGGACCGCTACGTCGCCGAGGAGATGTGGCGTACGGGAGCAGCGGTCGGCGGGGAGCAGTCGGGGCACGTGATCCTTGCGGAGCATGCAACGACCGGCGACGGCATCCTGACCGCGCTCGCCGTGCTCGACGTCATGGTCCGCTCGGGGAAAGCCCTCTCCGAGCTTGCTAGAGTTATGGAGAACTACCCGCAGCGACTGATAAACGTCCGCGTCGGCGAGGGCAAGAGCGCGAAGGCCGTCGCCGCGACGGAGGCGGTCGGGCGGGCCGTCGCAGAGGCCGAGAAGAGGCTCGGGGACGAGGGGCGTATCCTTCTGCGGCCGAGCGGGACGGAGCCGGTCGTGCGGGTCATGGTCGAGCACGAGGACCGGCGGGTCTGCGACGAGGTCTGCGAGAGCGTCGCCGGAGTCGTCCGGGAGGCCGGGTAG